TGCTTATATGAACCGCCTTCGAGAATTGATTTCTTGAGCAGCCCCTTATATGGCATATTTGTTAAAACTATCATATTACTAGATGTTTATACACAGTTAACATAATAACAAATGCAAAACTAAAACTAGTTGTTTTACAAATATTCAAGTATGGATAATCGTTGCACCTTCTCCTAATATATGGAACGAGTGACAACACGCTAGAGGCTAAATAAAAGCAACATCAGCCGGTCAATAAGCATGTGAGGATCTAAAAACACATAAATTTGCATGTCTTAGACTATAAATATTAGATATTTAGGTGGGTGTTTCAAAACATCTTACTGGTGTTTTTTTCTCGCATTTTTCCTTTTAAAACATTTAAAACCTGATAACTAAAATGAAATCCTTTTATTACATCCAAAAACCATAAATTTTTTACTAGGAAGTGACTTGCTGCTGGCATGAAGATCTTTTGAGTCGATGGGGTCTGATGCTTTTGATTCTAGTAAGTAGTAACATAGGTACATAGCAGACCATTGTGAGCAACACGACAGCAGCGCCATTTTTTCGACGCAATTTTTGTCCTTACAATCTTGCACAATCCATCAATCATTTCTCGATTTGCATTTGCAAATCCTTCATACTTGCACTGAAATGTTATATATTTTGAAAACACGTTGTATAGATACATATATACTATTGTGTATGCGGTAAATATGCTGCTGTTCTGAAGAGATGAACTCATTCATGCTCCTCCTGTACACCCTACAGCAGCCTGAACCATGGCCAGTGGGTTCCCCTTCAGCACACCCTTGAGGATCTTCAGCTTCCCCGGCGTGTATGGTGGGTACCTGGCCTTCGCCTCGCCGAGGAAGCTTCGGTCCAGGACGGCCTTCTTGTGGGCGAAGGCGTCAAAGCTGAAGGTGCCATGGTAGGAGCCCACGCCGCTCTCCCCAACTCCTCCGAACGGCAGGTGCTGATTTGTGAGCTGCAATGTTGCAACCAATTTATAAGGAAGCGAGCATCCATCAGTTatgaaagaaaataagatgCGCAATTCAGAAACACTTTGCAGTTCAGGTTCTGTGCAATTTTTGCGTACGTGGATGCTGGTGTCGTTGAATACCATCCCTCCTGCAGAAACGTTTCTCTCAAACTGGTGCTTGAGCTTGCTGTCCTTGCTGAAGAGGTAGGCTGCCAGTGGCTTGCTCATGGAGTTGATCAGAGCAAAGCTCTCATGGATCTTGTCAACCTAGAGGCAACAATATCAAGAACATAAGCATAGCTAGAGGACTTATGTTTAATGCAGCAAAACATTATGATTACAGGATAGTATTTACCGTGATTATGGGAAGCAAGGGCCCGAAAACTTCCTCCTTCATGATCGCCGAATCAAGTGGAGGATCCAGCAACAATGttggggcgatcttgctgcaagCAACGCAATGAAAAACGACGTGAAAAGATCATCAGCTAGCCATGCTTGTGATTCTGAAATCATGAGGCAGATAACTACTTGATGCTGCAAAATTCACTCACAGCTGCTGCTCATCACTCTGGCCACCGAAGACGATCTTGTCGTAGACCATCTCCTCGTCCATGAGCGCCTTCAATCTATTGAAATGGTTGGAGTTCACGATGCGCGACAGATCCGCTGACCGCAGCGGGTCCTTACCGTAGAACTTCTCCAAGACTTTGCTCAAGGAATCCAGCTATCAATGTTCACATGCCAAGAACCAGAGCAGAGTCAGTTTCCTGAATTCTAAGTCTTTGAGTAGGCTGTGGCACTGTGCTCAGTTTTTACCAGCTTAGGTGCAAATGACTTTGTGGTTATGATGTAATCCGGTGAGATGCAAGCTTGGCCATTGTTGCAACCCCACTTGCCGGCAGCGATCCTCTTAGCAGTAACCTTCAACATTACAAATTCACAAGATTTTAGTCAGTCCATCCGTACAAGCATATAAGAGTCTTGGGATAAGACATGATGTTCAAGAAACAACTTTTACTATGCATTTGACTTTGGCATGTTAGAAAAGTGTAACTAAAGTTTATATTTTGAGAATAATCTCTGACTGGCAGATTTACCAGTAGTGTTTTCGTGTAAAAGATcctaaaataattttttatttatagatTTATAGTGTTCAAAATCAAGCAAGTTTGAATCTCAAAATCTATAGTATCGTTAGTTTATAATCGTCAACAAAAAATAGCTTTTCTTTTCAAGAGATTAGCAATCCTGAGAAAATGAGATGTTTACATGGAGATCGATGTTGGAATCGACAACTACAGGGCATTTTCCACCGAGCTCCAAGACCACCGGTGTCAGATGCTTCGCCGCAAAGGACATCACGATGCGCCCTACCTTGCTGTTACCTGCAAATTTTACATAACAAGACAACAAAGAAACATTTAGCCATGGAAGAAGCTCACTCAATCCAAGCTTCGTCGATGGCAGCAGGGCCGGACCTGTGTAGAAGATCTTGTCCCACTTCTGTTCCAGCAGCGCGGTGGTCTCTGCGACGCCACCCTCGACGACCTTGATGCATGAGCTGTCCACGTACTGTGGCAGCAGGTCGGCCAGCAGCGAAGAGGTGGCCGGCGCAATCTCCGACGGCTTCAGCACCACGGCGTTGCCGGCGGCGATCGCACCGATGACCGGGTCAATTGCCAGCACTGGAAAAATTCAACGATCAAATACTAGTATTCAGTAGTCAGAAACAGTTACAGTTTACATCACGCAGTGAAGAGTAACTCGGTAGCATGCAAAATCTCCGAGCTATTTTAAAAATTAAAACATCATGCGAAAAAAATGTGTCTCAGAAAAAACAGAGTCACAGATGGCATGGGTGGTTGGGACCTTCCATAAATTCAGAGCAAGTGCTATTAATTTCTCCTTTTCGATTGCGGTTTGCCTGTTACTCTTCGAGAGTTGAATTGAGAACAGTAACTCTGAAGCATCAAGTCATCAGATAACGATGAACAGATTAGCATGC
This portion of the Setaria viridis chromosome 7, Setaria_viridis_v4.0, whole genome shotgun sequence genome encodes:
- the LOC117863077 gene encoding aldehyde dehydrogenase family 3 member H1, coding for MEAVTVAAQARERLRASFASGRTRPAAWRAAQLRGLLRMAVEMEAEICAALRADLAKPRTESYVHEISLVTSSCKFALKNLQKWMKPKKVPAGLLTFPSTARVTAEPLGVVLVISAWNYPFLLAIDPVIGAIAAGNAVVLKPSEIAPATSSLLADLLPQYVDSSCIKVVEGGVAETTALLEQKWDKIFYTGNSKVGRIVMSFAAKHLTPVVLELGGKCPVVVDSNIDLHVTAKRIAAGKWGCNNGQACISPDYIITTKSFAPKLLDSLSKVLEKFYGKDPLRSADLSRIVNSNHFNRLKALMDEEMVYDKIVFGGQSDEQQLKIAPTLLLDPPLDSAIMKEEVFGPLLPIITVDKIHESFALINSMSKPLAAYLFSKDSKLKHQFERNVSAGGMVFNDTSIHLTNQHLPFGGVGESGVGSYHGTFSFDAFAHKKAVLDRSFLGEAKARYPPYTPGKLKILKGVLKGNPLAMVQAAVGCTGGA